A genomic region of Tigriopus californicus strain San Diego chromosome 1, Tcal_SD_v2.1, whole genome shotgun sequence contains the following coding sequences:
- the LOC131879287 gene encoding uncharacterized protein LOC131879287 translates to MSMSDLDRVLSRKPYFQPRLAIRLDHGVQLFAVDKNGIVSTFAYSSSLVIWKMNEDTAIIQVLDWFYFLRQGESPVLKAQNGAYMFPISHVQTIPGTVGIVLIDEVDNDTRFLFHGILSMFADVIVQRGAKSGTKAEIHVGLHPFGKWLKDRGEAVALLIEDTTIQTCSRIETRANMSVAKSPACDPDKKLNGFLVYTARGIKGATGTTEKITGKAAHGLESASDGIGAVLAKQLTRPMNVGTRQAQLLENTMDITFGGVWAYDSVKDTLEVSAVHLGRCIRDQTVRVITHKHGVAAGVAAGQVVGSVGDLLLTAHHVHEIGEFLSVEEAAF, encoded by the coding sequence ATGTCTATGAGCGACCTAGATCGCGTGCTGTCCCGGAAACCATATTTCCAACCTCGTTTAGCTATTCGGTTGGATCATGGGGTACAACTTTTTGCTGTGGACAAAAACGGGATCGTGTCGACTTTTGCGTATTCCTCGTCCTTGGTGATATGGAAGATGAATGAGGATACGGCCATCATTCAGGTTCTCGATTGGTTCTATTTTCTCCGTCAAGGTGAGTCTCCCGTGCTCAAGGCTCAGAATGGGGCCTACATGTTTCCCATCAGCCATGTGCAGACCATTCCGGGAACCGTTGGGATCGTTCTCATTGACGAGGTGGACAATGATACGCGGTTCCTTTTCCACGGGATCCTCTCCATGTTTGCTGATGTCATTGTACAGAGGGGTGCCAAATCCGGGACAAAAGCGGAGATCCATGTAGGATTGCATCCTTTCGGAAAATGGCTCAAGGACCGAGGGGAGGCAGTTGCTCTCCTGATTGAAGATACAACAATTCAGACTTGCTCAAGGATCGAAACCCGAGCAAACATGTCCGTGGCCAAATCACCTGCCTGTGACCCGGACAAGAAGCTCAACGGTTTTTTGGTCTACACGGCTCGTGGAATCAAAGGCGCCACGGGCACTACAGAAAAAATAACCGGCAAAGCCGCACATGGTTTGGAGTCAGCCTCCGATGGCATCGGTGCCGTCTTGGCCAAACAACTAACAAGACCCATGAATGTAGGTACCAGACAAGCACAACTATTGGAGAACACTATGGACATAACCTTTGGAGGAGTCTGGGCATACGACTCTGTAAAAGACACTTTGGAGGTATCAGCAGTCCATTTGGGTCGATGTATCCGGGATCAGACGGTCCGAGTGATTACCCACAAACATGGAGTTGCAGCAGGCGTGGCAGCGGGACAAGTTGTGGGTTCGGTCGGAGACTTATTGTTAACCGCCCATCATGTGCATGAGATTGGAGAGTTCTTGAGTGTGGAAGAAGCCGCTTTCTAG